From a region of the Geothrix sp. 21YS21S-2 genome:
- a CDS encoding type 1 glutamine amidotransferase domain-containing protein, whose protein sequence is MKILMVLTSHDQLGATGRKTGFWLEEFASPYYAFLDAGVAVTLASPRGGQPPLDPKSDDASAETAATRRFKADPAAQAQLADTRPLSGVDPAGFDAVFYPGGHGPLWDLAEDASSIALIEAMLAAGKPVAAVCHAPGVFRHARTPKGESILQGRSVTGFSNAEELAVGLDGIVPFLVEDMLKEKGGAYSCEPEWQPHVMTDGLLITGQNPASSEPAAKTLLLSLTPVPSFGR, encoded by the coding sequence ATGAAAATCCTGATGGTTCTCACCTCGCACGACCAGCTCGGCGCCACCGGCAGGAAGACCGGCTTCTGGCTGGAGGAATTCGCAAGCCCCTACTACGCCTTCCTGGACGCGGGCGTCGCCGTCACCCTCGCCTCGCCCCGAGGGGGCCAGCCGCCCCTGGATCCCAAGAGCGATGACGCCTCCGCCGAGACCGCCGCCACCCGGCGCTTCAAGGCCGACCCGGCCGCCCAGGCCCAGCTGGCGGACACCCGCCCCCTGTCGGGCGTGGACCCCGCCGGCTTCGACGCCGTGTTCTATCCGGGCGGCCACGGCCCCCTGTGGGACCTGGCCGAGGACGCCTCCTCCATCGCGCTCATCGAGGCCATGCTGGCCGCCGGAAAGCCCGTGGCCGCCGTCTGCCACGCGCCGGGGGTGTTCCGCCATGCCCGGACCCCCAAGGGCGAATCCATCCTCCAGGGCCGGTCCGTCACCGGCTTCTCCAATGCGGAGGAGCTCGCGGTGGGCCTGGACGGCATCGTGCCCTTCCTGGTGGAGGACATGCTCAAGGAGAAGGGCGGGGCGTATAGCTGCGAACCCGAATGGCAGCCCCACGTGATGACCGATGGCTTACTCATAACAGGCCAGAATCCGGCTTCATCCGAACCCGCGGCCAAGACGCTGCTCCTGAGCCTCACCCCGGTGCCGTCCTTCGGCCGCTGA
- a CDS encoding uroporphyrinogen decarboxylase family protein, with amino-acid sequence MNSLERLLAALQDQPSDRPALFLNSSLYGARLTGATLDEHYTRPETYAEGQMAVREQFAPDLLTSPFFVSAIGEAFGSSWRVRSRQAPNLSGFAARSAEEVLRLPLPDVHGHPRLQYVRETIRILARRYAGEVPVIGVLVAPMDIPPLVIGLEAWLDALLFQPDVARALLDRLTPFFLDLGRAMVDDGATGLVLTGNLANRFIVTDAVAETLTLPALRTALAELKAPLIFHHGGCPLVDQLARFKDLPNVVAYFIDAGEDPGAARRALGPGPIVMGNLDGPGLLHLAPAEVRERCRRVLDQRGGDRQFILSTCGADIQLDTPPEGIAAVAEALRQAAVDA; translated from the coding sequence GTGAACAGCCTCGAACGCCTGCTCGCTGCCCTCCAGGACCAGCCATCCGACCGGCCGGCGCTCTTCCTCAATTCGAGCCTCTACGGGGCCCGCCTCACCGGGGCCACCCTGGACGAGCACTACACCCGGCCCGAAACCTACGCCGAGGGCCAGATGGCCGTGCGGGAGCAGTTCGCCCCCGATCTGCTGACCAGCCCCTTCTTCGTGTCCGCCATCGGGGAAGCCTTCGGGTCCTCCTGGCGCGTGCGCTCCCGGCAGGCCCCCAACCTCTCGGGCTTCGCGGCCCGCAGCGCCGAGGAGGTGCTCAGGCTCCCCCTGCCCGACGTGCACGGCCATCCCCGGCTGCAGTACGTGCGGGAGACCATCCGGATCCTCGCCCGCCGCTACGCGGGGGAGGTCCCGGTCATCGGCGTGCTGGTGGCCCCCATGGACATCCCGCCCCTGGTCATCGGCCTGGAAGCCTGGCTGGACGCCCTGCTGTTCCAGCCGGACGTGGCCCGGGCCCTCCTGGACCGCCTGACGCCCTTCTTCCTGGACCTGGGCCGGGCCATGGTCGACGACGGAGCCACCGGCCTGGTCCTCACCGGGAACCTCGCCAACCGCTTCATCGTCACCGACGCGGTGGCCGAGACCCTCACGCTGCCCGCCCTCCGGACGGCCTTGGCGGAACTGAAGGCGCCCCTCATCTTCCACCACGGCGGATGCCCACTCGTTGACCAGCTGGCCCGCTTCAAGGACCTGCCGAACGTGGTGGCCTATTTCATCGACGCCGGGGAGGACCCCGGCGCCGCCCGACGGGCGCTGGGCCCCGGGCCCATCGTCATGGGCAACCTGGACGGCCCCGGTCTCCTCCACCTGGCCCCCGCGGAGGTGCGGGAGCGGTGCCGCCGGGTCCTGGACCAGCGGGGCGGGGATAGGCAATTCATTCTTTCCACCTGCGGCGCCGATATCCAGCTGGATACGCCGCCCGAGGGGATCGCCGCCGTCGCCGAGGCCCTCCGCCAAGCCGCGGTGGACGCGTGA
- a CDS encoding antitoxin, producing the protein MATSKPEPLELTIFKSGNSAALRLPKALGFEPGERVVAFRDGEALVLRHADTLGWPLGYFDSWEPSSIELPERAPAGDRMKRLFGEKGRL; encoded by the coding sequence ATGGCCACTTCAAAACCCGAACCCCTCGAACTCACGATCTTCAAATCCGGCAATTCAGCCGCCCTTCGCCTGCCCAAGGCCCTGGGCTTCGAACCTGGAGAAAGAGTGGTGGCTTTCCGCGATGGCGAAGCCCTGGTACTCCGGCATGCGGACACCCTTGGGTGGCCCCTGGGTTACTTCGATAGCTGGGAACCCTCGAGCATCGAACTTCCCGAAAGGGCGCCTGCCGGCGACAGGATGAAGCGCCTTTTCGGCGAGAAGGGCAGACTCTGA
- a CDS encoding IS110 family transposase yields the protein MSKYVGLDVHKETIAVSVAEAHEGEVRYVGEIANTPEAVVKLVRQLRKDGATLSFCYEAGPCGYILYRQLLALRLECQVVAPSLIPRKPGDRVKTDRRDSLTLARLHRAGELTAIWVPDEAQEALRDLTRAREDLKHLQHVAKQRLLAFLLRHGRTYSGKTRWTQAHLRWLETMKFDQPVQQIVFQEYVDTVQAMTRRVAAFDEQIETAGSSSAFSRLIEGYMALRGINRLTATTIVAEIGDLRRFANAPQLMKYLGVVPSEHSSGETRSRGGITKTGNGHVRRVLVEAAWTYRHPARKTPSLQRRAERAPEAVQTIAWAAQKRLCARYRQFEARGKKKVQTCTAIARELTGFLWAIGQALPPPTPKP from the coding sequence GTGAGCAAGTACGTCGGGCTGGATGTCCACAAGGAGACGATTGCGGTCTCGGTGGCTGAAGCCCACGAAGGGGAAGTTCGGTACGTGGGTGAGATCGCCAATACACCGGAGGCCGTGGTGAAACTTGTGAGGCAACTCCGGAAGGATGGCGCGACGCTTTCGTTCTGCTACGAAGCGGGCCCCTGCGGTTACATCCTTTATCGGCAACTACTCGCTTTACGGCTGGAGTGCCAGGTTGTGGCGCCGTCCCTCATTCCCAGGAAACCTGGGGACCGGGTCAAAACCGACCGCCGCGATAGTCTGACCTTGGCCAGGCTCCACCGGGCCGGGGAACTAACGGCAATATGGGTGCCCGACGAAGCCCAGGAGGCCCTGCGGGATCTGACCCGGGCTCGGGAGGACCTGAAGCATTTGCAGCACGTCGCCAAGCAGCGACTGTTGGCCTTCCTGCTGCGGCACGGGCGGACCTATTCCGGAAAAACCCGGTGGACCCAGGCCCATCTCCGCTGGCTGGAAACCATGAAGTTCGACCAGCCGGTCCAACAAATCGTCTTTCAGGAATATGTCGATACGGTCCAGGCCATGACCAGACGGGTTGCGGCCTTCGACGAGCAGATCGAAACCGCCGGATCGAGTTCGGCCTTCTCCAGGCTGATCGAAGGCTACATGGCCCTGCGCGGGATCAACCGCCTCACTGCGACCACGATCGTGGCTGAGATCGGCGATTTGAGGCGATTCGCCAATGCACCCCAGTTGATGAAGTATCTGGGGGTGGTTCCCAGCGAGCATTCCAGTGGCGAGACCCGGTCCCGCGGGGGGATCACCAAGACCGGCAATGGCCATGTGCGCAGGGTCCTGGTGGAGGCAGCATGGACCTACCGGCATCCCGCGAGGAAAACCCCGAGCCTGCAAAGACGGGCCGAACGTGCTCCAGAAGCAGTGCAGACCATCGCCTGGGCTGCACAGAAGCGCCTTTGCGCACGCTACCGGCAGTTCGAGGCCAGGGGCAAGAAGAAGGTCCAGACCTGCACGGCCATCGCCCGCGAGCTGACCGGCTTCCTCTGGGCCATTGGCCAGGCCCTGCCACCGCCTACCCCCAAGCCTTAG
- a CDS encoding alpha/beta fold hydrolase, protein MGMLKVKDGTEIYYKDWGSGSPVVFSHGWPLSGDAWERQMVHLASHGCRCIAHDRRGHGRSSQPATGNDMDTYADDLSQLLSALDLDQVTLVGHSAGGGEVARYVGRHGTHRLAGVVLVGAVPPLMLRTEAHPGGLPMEVFDGIRAGVLADRSQFYRNLTETFFGANRPGAQVSQGVRDAFWAQGMRGGLLNQLECIRAFSETDFTDDLRKIDVPALIIHGDDDQIVPLEAASQAAARLVRNAVLVIYRGGSHGLADTMADRLDEDLLAFVRKHASSSNRFSYVSGMEGISQR, encoded by the coding sequence ATGGGCATGCTCAAGGTCAAGGACGGTACGGAGATCTACTACAAGGACTGGGGCTCCGGCAGCCCCGTCGTTTTCAGCCACGGCTGGCCCCTCAGCGGGGACGCCTGGGAACGGCAGATGGTCCACCTGGCGTCCCACGGGTGCCGCTGCATCGCCCACGACAGGCGAGGCCACGGCCGTTCGAGCCAGCCCGCCACGGGCAACGACATGGACACCTATGCGGACGACCTGTCCCAGCTCCTCTCGGCGCTCGACCTGGATCAGGTCACGCTGGTGGGCCATTCCGCGGGCGGAGGCGAGGTGGCCCGGTACGTGGGCCGCCACGGCACCCACCGGCTCGCCGGGGTGGTCCTGGTGGGCGCGGTGCCGCCCCTGATGCTCCGGACCGAGGCCCATCCCGGCGGCCTGCCCATGGAGGTCTTCGACGGGATTCGCGCTGGCGTCCTCGCCGACCGCTCCCAGTTCTACCGGAACCTCACGGAGACGTTCTTCGGCGCAAACAGGCCGGGCGCCCAGGTGAGCCAGGGCGTGCGGGACGCCTTCTGGGCGCAGGGCATGCGGGGAGGGCTCCTCAACCAGCTCGAATGCATTCGGGCCTTTTCCGAAACGGACTTCACGGACGACCTCCGGAAGATCGATGTGCCGGCCCTGATCATCCACGGGGACGATGACCAGATCGTGCCCCTGGAGGCCGCGTCCCAGGCGGCCGCACGGCTGGTTCGGAACGCGGTGCTGGTGATCTACCGGGGCGGCTCCCACGGCCTGGCCGACACGATGGCGGACCGGCTCGATGAGGATCTCCTCGCCTTCGTGCGTAAGCACGCCTCTTCCTCGAACCGGTTCAGCTACGTGTCGGGCATGGAGGGGATCTCCCAGCGCTGA
- a CDS encoding PAS domain-containing sensor histidine kinase: MPLSPPAPDPSRMQPWWEAVAASPLPLAMVDHATGNLLQVNPAYATARGYTPEEMAGMNLGRILGPPMSARQDEIRRELEIHGHAVFEATNLRRDGSAFPVLVDATLVRDPDGTPRSRIVYARDLTEIKKAEAARQKDAAFLRTLLDTLPDLVWLKDPDGVYLECNHRFERFFGAPKAEILGRTDYDFVDRDQADCFRAQDRLALATGAPTANEEEITFRDDGHRESLETIKTPIFGADGRPMGVLGIGRDITARKRAEDRMRVSEEKYHQAFHNSPLLASLSRKEDGRLLEVNDRYCQALGFSREEVLGRTSVELGILSPEVRARMIEALGTRGSVQNLELPVGTRDGHTFPCLFFAEAFRVGSDQLLLVMALDIRERHAAEDLQRKLDAELHQMQKLDSLGSLASGVAHDMNNVLGAIQALTETVAGRVEGDAFLDGRLGLIVRACHRGRDLVKGLTHFARKDLREPESLDLNAMVAEEMELLARTTLQKVHLVMDLEQNLPRVMGEGGTLSSALMNLCVNAVDAMPGGGTLTLRTRVVPPDTVEVQVEDSGEGMNEAVLARALEPFYTTKPIGKGTGMGLSMAYATLKAHGGNLSIRSAPGQGTQVTLSLPAGPAQAEAAPVPEPEPLPSGPLRILLVDDDALILSTIPDLIEVLGHAVATAASGQAALDRIASADDLDLVILDLNMPGMNGVDTLKGLRQLRPRLPVLMATGFLDEETGEILLRDGRALSILKPFSKAHLGRKITEIGELGRR, encoded by the coding sequence ATGCCCCTTTCCCCCCCAGCCCCCGACCCGTCCAGGATGCAGCCCTGGTGGGAGGCCGTGGCGGCCTCCCCGCTGCCCCTGGCCATGGTGGACCACGCCACGGGCAACCTGCTCCAGGTGAACCCGGCCTACGCAACGGCCCGGGGCTACACGCCCGAGGAGATGGCCGGCATGAACCTGGGCCGGATCCTCGGCCCGCCCATGTCGGCACGGCAGGACGAGATCCGCCGGGAGCTGGAGATCCACGGCCACGCGGTCTTCGAGGCCACCAACCTGCGCAGGGACGGCAGCGCCTTCCCGGTCCTCGTGGACGCGACCCTGGTGCGCGATCCCGACGGCACGCCGCGCTCCCGCATCGTCTACGCCCGGGACCTCACCGAGATCAAGAAGGCCGAGGCCGCGCGCCAGAAGGACGCCGCCTTCCTGCGGACCCTCCTGGACACCCTCCCCGACCTGGTCTGGCTCAAGGACCCCGACGGCGTCTACCTGGAGTGCAACCACCGCTTCGAGCGGTTCTTCGGGGCGCCCAAGGCGGAGATCCTGGGCCGCACCGACTACGACTTCGTGGACCGGGACCAGGCGGACTGCTTCCGGGCGCAGGACCGCCTGGCCCTGGCCACCGGCGCCCCCACGGCCAACGAAGAGGAGATCACCTTCCGGGACGACGGCCACCGGGAATCCCTGGAGACCATCAAGACCCCCATCTTCGGCGCGGATGGACGCCCCATGGGCGTGCTGGGCATCGGCCGGGACATCACGGCCCGCAAGCGGGCCGAGGACCGGATGCGGGTCAGCGAGGAGAAGTACCACCAGGCCTTCCACAACTCCCCCCTCCTGGCCTCCCTGAGCCGCAAGGAGGACGGCCGCCTCCTGGAGGTCAACGACCGCTACTGCCAGGCCCTCGGGTTCTCCCGGGAGGAGGTCCTGGGGCGGACCTCCGTGGAGCTGGGGATCCTTTCGCCGGAGGTGCGGGCCCGGATGATCGAGGCCCTGGGAACCCGCGGGAGCGTGCAGAACCTGGAACTGCCCGTGGGCACGCGGGACGGCCACACCTTCCCCTGCCTGTTCTTCGCCGAGGCCTTCCGGGTGGGTTCCGACCAGCTCCTCCTGGTCATGGCCCTGGATATCCGGGAGCGCCACGCGGCCGAGGACCTGCAGCGCAAGCTGGACGCCGAGCTCCACCAGATGCAGAAGCTGGACAGCCTGGGCAGCCTGGCCAGCGGCGTGGCCCACGACATGAACAACGTCCTGGGGGCCATCCAGGCCCTGACCGAGACGGTGGCCGGGCGCGTCGAAGGCGACGCCTTCCTGGACGGGCGGCTGGGCCTCATCGTCCGGGCCTGCCACCGGGGCCGCGACCTGGTGAAGGGCCTGACCCACTTCGCCCGCAAGGACCTGCGCGAGCCCGAATCCCTGGACCTGAACGCCATGGTGGCCGAGGAGATGGAACTCCTGGCCCGCACCACCCTGCAGAAGGTGCATCTGGTCATGGACCTGGAGCAGAACCTGCCCCGGGTGATGGGCGAAGGGGGCACGCTGTCCAGCGCGCTCATGAACCTGTGCGTGAACGCCGTGGACGCCATGCCCGGGGGCGGCACCCTGACCCTGCGCACGCGGGTGGTGCCGCCGGACACGGTCGAGGTGCAGGTGGAGGATTCGGGGGAAGGCATGAACGAGGCCGTGCTGGCCCGCGCGCTGGAGCCGTTCTACACCACCAAGCCCATCGGCAAGGGCACCGGCATGGGGCTGTCCATGGCCTATGCCACCCTCAAGGCCCACGGCGGCAACCTGTCCATCCGGAGCGCGCCGGGGCAGGGCACGCAGGTGACCCTCAGCCTGCCCGCGGGGCCCGCCCAGGCCGAGGCCGCGCCGGTCCCCGAACCCGAGCCGCTCCCCTCCGGTCCCCTGCGGATCCTCCTGGTGGACGACGACGCCCTGATCCTGTCGACGATCCCCGACCTCATCGAGGTCCTGGGCCACGCCGTGGCCACCGCCGCCTCGGGCCAGGCCGCCCTGGACCGCATCGCCTCGGCCGACGACCTGGACCTGGTGATCCTCGACCTGAACATGCCCGGCATGAACGGCGTCGACACCCTCAAGGGCCTCCGTCAGCTTCGTCCGCGTCTGCCGGTGCTCATGGCCACGGGCTTCCTGGACGAGGAGACGGGGGAGATCCTGCTTCGGGACGGCCGCGCCCTGAGCATCCTCAAGCCCTTCTCCAAGGCCCACCTGGGACGGAAGATCACCGAGATCGGGGAGTTGGGGCGGCGCTGA
- a CDS encoding CopG family antitoxin, with amino-acid sequence MKTEYDLSKLKSRKNPYASKLKRPVTMRLSEDVVLYFKNMATEAGVPYQSLINLYLRDCIAQHRKVHIGWPAQP; translated from the coding sequence ATGAAAACGGAATACGATCTCTCCAAGTTGAAATCACGGAAGAACCCCTACGCCTCCAAGCTGAAGAGGCCTGTGACCATGAGGCTCTCCGAGGATGTCGTCCTGTATTTCAAGAACATGGCAACCGAGGCCGGGGTTCCCTACCAAAGCCTGATCAACTTGTATCTTCGTGATTGTATTGCCCAGCACCGCAAGGTCCATATCGGCTGGCCGGCACAACCGTAG
- a CDS encoding type II toxin-antitoxin system VapC family toxin, with translation MAGFLLDSNFCIACLRRKPWAIKALSSVPLNSVAVSSMTLGELVLGAHLADKPDVERARLEAFLRPIPVLSFGRDEAIQWAKLDASLRKQGNRIETEDAIIAATAMAQAKVVVTGNTKHFGRIRGLKLADWEKQPPTALPKP, from the coding sequence ATGGCCGGCTTCCTCCTCGATTCAAATTTCTGCATCGCATGTCTGCGTCGCAAGCCGTGGGCGATCAAAGCTCTTAGCAGTGTTCCCTTGAACTCCGTTGCCGTGTCCTCAATGACGTTGGGTGAATTAGTCCTGGGCGCGCACCTGGCCGACAAGCCGGATGTTGAACGGGCAAGGCTCGAGGCCTTTTTAAGACCGATCCCGGTTCTGTCCTTCGGCAGAGACGAAGCGATTCAATGGGCCAAGTTGGATGCCAGCCTCCGCAAGCAGGGAAACCGCATCGAAACGGAAGATGCCATCATCGCTGCCACGGCTATGGCTCAAGCCAAGGTTGTGGTCACCGGCAACACGAAACACTTCGGGCGTATCAGGGGGCTGAAACTTGCAGACTGGGAAAAGCAGCCCCCGACAGCTCTTCCCAAGCCCTGA
- a CDS encoding BrnT family toxin, which produces MRFDWDPAKATGNARKHGVSFEEAQSVFYDEFAIQFFDDDPSDIEERFLKHGLRHHVLA; this is translated from the coding sequence ATGCGGTTCGACTGGGACCCGGCCAAGGCCACCGGGAATGCGCGGAAACACGGAGTCTCCTTTGAGGAGGCACAATCCGTTTTCTACGACGAATTTGCAATTCAGTTCTTTGACGACGATCCTTCGGACATCGAGGAGCGGTTCCTGAAGCATGGCCTTAGACATCATGTATTGGCCTGA
- a CDS encoding B12-binding domain-containing protein, with translation MDRDFSDELLAAIERADREGAKAVIDAWAVGRPFHQVVPELLAPTLERFGVIWSLGQGGVSLATGYMASKVAEDVLSRLLVETRPGDARSRGKVLLGNVEDDFHPLGRKMVAAFLRTDGWEVLDLGVDVPPGQFLDVAEETGARVIGASAMMYTTARNVAGIREEIGRRGLTGKVQLAVGGAVFKLRPGLVAEFGGDGTAASAVEASALFQDLWARSLEAAP, from the coding sequence ATGGACCGCGATTTCTCAGACGAACTCCTCGCCGCCATCGAACGCGCCGACCGCGAGGGCGCCAAGGCGGTCATCGACGCCTGGGCGGTGGGCAGGCCCTTCCACCAGGTCGTGCCGGAGCTGCTGGCCCCGACCCTGGAGCGCTTCGGGGTCATCTGGTCCCTGGGGCAGGGCGGGGTGTCCCTGGCGACGGGCTACATGGCCTCCAAGGTCGCGGAGGACGTCCTTTCCCGGCTGCTGGTGGAGACCCGCCCGGGGGACGCGCGCAGCCGGGGCAAGGTGCTCCTGGGCAACGTCGAGGACGACTTCCATCCCCTGGGCCGCAAGATGGTGGCGGCCTTCCTGCGCACCGATGGCTGGGAGGTCCTGGACCTGGGGGTGGATGTGCCGCCAGGGCAGTTCCTGGACGTGGCCGAGGAGACGGGGGCCCGGGTCATCGGGGCCTCGGCGATGATGTACACCACGGCCCGGAACGTGGCCGGCATCCGGGAGGAGATCGGCCGCCGGGGGCTGACCGGGAAGGTGCAGCTCGCCGTGGGCGGCGCGGTCTTCAAGCTGAGGCCCGGCCTGGTGGCCGAGTTCGGCGGGGACGGCACCGCCGCCAGCGCCGTGGAGGCCTCGGCCCTGTTCCAGGACCTCTGGGCGCGGTCCCTGGAGGCGGCGCCGTGA
- a CDS encoding kelch repeat-containing protein — translation MAESTDRERTFGKPAIGSPRRVLLAAMLGLLILAPACSGGGGGKEPATPGPPPAPPVADVYLPASTHPGDHWMKASVPDQAGMTYRWSVVPATASGVLVTGASGAVVGFAAGTSPGTFQVEAQVQGPAGQYATGSRTVSIQTGTWLVKNGGPVHVHAHGSATRLLSGRVLVAGGHDAYGQALAGAELFDPATGTWAATASLGTARCFHTATLLADGTVLVTGGSAPNALLASAEIYDPATATWRATASLATARQFHTACLLPDGKVMVAGGEGSSGALASLEIYDPAAGAWGAGPAMAIARAAHSATVLLSGAVLVAGGMDTRGNPLASVERFDPAVRSWAEVRPGLASPRCSHTANLLPGGAVLVAGGDGPAGVLASAERFDPATGLWAAASPMGTPRTDHTATLLPDGTLVAAGGNDDHGTLGSTERFDPRSGTWAALPPLGTARGGHTAVLLADGTVLVTGGEGPTGALSSAERFGAGVWTPAPQGTGTARAYHTATLLEDGRVLAVGGLGLDTDYQLLASAQIYDPATGFWSGTPGLATARLRHTATRLPGGKVLVAGGGGDAGALASVELFDPALGTWSPAAPMGAARTGHTATLLSSGKVLVAGGTDTFDTALSGAELYDPASGVWSEAPGMGTARSGHTATLLPDGRVLVAGGEAALGALASVELFDPGTGAWTADPHGLGTARTGHTATLLADGRVLVAGGLGSAGQVLAGAEVYDPASGTWSATGSLGTARLYHAATLLPGGKVLVSGGWEAWGLLVSTEVYDPALGTWNPTGDLASGRMYHTATLLADGTVLATAGAGGDTVTEIHMPAVPHP, via the coding sequence ATGGCGGAGTCCACGGATCGCGAACGAACCTTCGGGAAGCCGGCCATCGGATCCCCGAGGCGGGTCCTCCTGGCCGCGATGCTCGGCCTGCTGATCCTCGCTCCCGCCTGCTCGGGAGGCGGCGGAGGGAAGGAGCCGGCGACCCCCGGTCCGCCGCCCGCGCCACCCGTCGCCGATGTCTACCTTCCCGCCTCCACCCACCCCGGGGACCACTGGATGAAGGCCAGCGTTCCCGATCAGGCCGGCATGACCTATCGTTGGTCGGTCGTCCCCGCCACCGCCTCGGGCGTCCTGGTCACCGGGGCTTCCGGCGCGGTGGTTGGCTTTGCCGCAGGCACGTCCCCCGGCACCTTCCAGGTCGAAGCCCAGGTCCAGGGCCCGGCGGGCCAGTACGCCACCGGCTCCCGGACCGTGAGCATCCAGACGGGCACGTGGCTGGTGAAGAACGGCGGACCGGTCCACGTCCACGCCCATGGCTCGGCCACCCGCCTGTTAAGCGGGCGGGTGCTCGTGGCCGGCGGTCATGATGCCTATGGCCAGGCCCTGGCCGGCGCCGAGCTCTTCGATCCCGCAACCGGCACCTGGGCCGCCACCGCGAGCCTGGGGACGGCCCGGTGCTTCCACACGGCCACCCTGCTGGCGGATGGGACGGTCCTGGTCACCGGAGGGTCGGCTCCCAATGCGCTTCTGGCCAGCGCTGAAATCTACGATCCGGCGACGGCGACCTGGCGGGCCACGGCCAGCCTCGCCACCGCGCGCCAATTCCATACGGCCTGCCTGCTCCCCGATGGGAAGGTGATGGTGGCCGGAGGCGAGGGCTCCAGCGGGGCCCTCGCCTCCCTTGAAATCTACGATCCGGCTGCGGGCGCCTGGGGCGCTGGGCCCGCCATGGCCATCGCACGGGCGGCCCACTCGGCGACCGTGCTGCTGTCCGGGGCGGTGCTGGTGGCCGGCGGCATGGACACCCGGGGCAACCCTCTCGCCAGCGTGGAGCGCTTCGATCCCGCGGTCCGGAGCTGGGCCGAGGTCCGCCCGGGCCTGGCCTCGCCCCGCTGCTCCCACACGGCCAACCTCCTCCCCGGCGGCGCCGTCCTGGTGGCGGGGGGCGACGGGCCCGCCGGCGTCCTGGCCTCGGCGGAACGCTTCGACCCCGCTACGGGCCTCTGGGCGGCCGCTTCGCCCATGGGGACGCCGCGGACGGACCATACGGCCACGCTGCTTCCTGACGGTACCCTGGTGGCTGCAGGGGGCAACGACGACCACGGCACCCTGGGCAGCACCGAACGCTTCGACCCCCGTTCAGGGACCTGGGCCGCCCTGCCGCCCCTGGGCACCGCCCGCGGCGGCCACACGGCCGTCCTGCTCGCCGACGGGACCGTCCTGGTGACCGGCGGGGAGGGACCCACCGGCGCCCTTTCCAGCGCCGAACGCTTCGGCGCGGGTGTCTGGACCCCCGCCCCGCAAGGCACGGGCACGGCCCGCGCCTACCACACCGCCACCCTGCTGGAGGACGGCAGGGTCCTCGCGGTGGGAGGCCTGGGTCTGGACACCGACTACCAGCTCCTGGCCAGCGCCCAGATCTATGATCCCGCGACGGGGTTCTGGAGTGGCACGCCCGGGCTCGCCACCGCCCGGCTCCGCCACACGGCCACGCGCCTTCCCGGCGGCAAGGTGCTCGTCGCAGGAGGCGGGGGCGATGCCGGGGCCCTGGCCAGCGTTGAGCTATTCGATCCCGCCCTGGGGACCTGGAGCCCGGCGGCCCCCATGGGCGCGGCGCGCACCGGCCACACCGCCACCCTGCTGTCCAGCGGCAAGGTGCTGGTGGCGGGAGGCACGGATACCTTCGACACCGCCCTGTCCGGAGCCGAGCTCTATGATCCGGCCTCGGGCGTCTGGAGCGAGGCCCCTGGCATGGGAACGGCCCGCAGCGGCCACACCGCCACCCTGCTGCCGGATGGCCGGGTCCTCGTCGCGGGCGGCGAAGCGGCCCTCGGGGCCCTGGCCAGTGTCGAGCTGTTCGACCCCGGCACCGGGGCCTGGACCGCGGATCCCCATGGCCTCGGCACGGCCCGCACCGGCCATACGGCCACGCTCCTGGCCGACGGCCGCGTCCTGGTGGCCGGCGGCCTGGGCAGCGCCGGGCAGGTCCTGGCCGGCGCGGAAGTCTACGACCCGGCCTCCGGGACCTGGAGCGCCACGGGGAGCCTTGGCACGGCCCGCCTCTACCATGCGGCGACGCTGCTCCCCGGGGGGAAGGTGCTGGTTTCGGGCGGTTGGGAGGCCTGGGGCCTCCTGGTCTCCACCGAGGTGTACGATCCGGCCCTGGGCACCTGGAACCCCACCGGGGACCTGGCCTCGGGGCGGATGTACCACACGGCCACCCTGCTGGCGGACGGCACCGTCCTGGCCACCGCGGGCGCGGGGGGTGACACCGTCACCGAAATCCACATGCCCGCCGTTCCGCACCCCTGA